The genomic DNA GTGGTAGTGTCGGCGAGGGTGGCACTGAAGTGGCTACTTGCAACCACCTGTGTCTATCAGTTGTGACTGCGGTGGTCGGAGTAGGGAAAAGACGTTGATAACGGTCGGTTTGTTTCAATACCAACAAAGGGGCCGACGCACGGGAACGACAAAGGGGCAACGCATGCTTAGGGTCCATCCTCTGGATCGCAAAAAGCAGTCCAGAGGATCCGgactcgattaatttatattttacttTCTTTTCCTCACCTTCGTGCCTTAGCCTCTCCCCGTCGATTCCTCCTCTTCCCGGATTACCCATCGCGATCCACGTCCTCCTCTTCCCTAATTTCCCATCGCGATACACGCCGCGAAGCTTCCTCAGCCGCTGACCACCGATCCAGACGTTGCCGACGTCGGTGAGGATCCCGCCGCATTGACCTTCGTCGGACTAGGCTGTGGTCGCGACCAGTGTCACGACGACCATGGTCAGCGCACCTTTTCTAGTTCCCTCCCTCGTACGTGAGAGCGGCTCCAATTGCTGCGTTGCCGCCGTCGTTGTTCCCGTGCGCCGGCCCCTTCGTCGGTATTGAAACAAACCGACTGTTATCAACGTCTTTTCCCTACTCCGACCACCGCAGTCACAACTGACGGACACAGGTGGTTGCAAGTAGCCACTTCAGTGCCACCCTCGCCGACACTACCACTATCTTGGCCATCACCGCCATACGACAAGACGCCGACAGCCTAGTGCTCAGCAGCACAGCCAGGCCAACATAagctttgctcttcttcctcagGTCACTGCCACTTAGATTTGACTCACAATGAAAGTATCATTAAAAGAAGCAAAGATGTGGGTAACACCGAACACTTGCTCCCCCTCCCGTACAGTAGGTCCAAGCGTCACATTCTCCTCCTTGGGCTCCCTACTCTTCTTTCTTCCCGACTACAAAACCAACAGGCAATAAGCAAaaagagaagggaaaaaaaattgaCTACACACTAAATCTGAAGTTACATAGGAGAAGAACATATCAAGTAAGTTCATGCAGGCGCAAATCTGCAACCTCGTGAATCCGCAGTTAACAGATTTCGACTAAAAGGGAAATCATTTGAGGTCGCAACACCATATTCTGTTGTGCAAACTGATGAATAACTCACCATGGTGGTAGTGAGACAAGAGAGCAAGTGCAACGAAGACGGCGAGGGCGAGAAACGGATCGAGCTTCGGCTGGGAGGATGAATAAAACCTAATCGATTGGCCCTATTTGTAGTGCTTCTGCAAGATTGGCTCGTAGTCGTAGATGGgttaaatgattaaaaaaaggTTAGGCCATTCTTTATTTATTGGGCCGAGTCCAAGAAAATAAAACCTAATCGATTCGCCCTATTTATAGTTCTTCTGCAAGATTGGCTCGTAGATGAGCATACATATCAGTCTGCCCCTGATTCAATGATAGGAGAGATTTAATGGTCCCACTAAATCCCTCCGATAGCGGACTATCAAATCAGAGGATCCCTGCTCTTCTTTatatagataagcttttcttggGCCGAGTCCAAGAAAAGGTTTAAaatgaataaaaatttaaatgacaGCTGTAGGATTTGAACCCACGCCCTTTCGGACCAGAGCCTAAATCTGGCGCCTTAGACCACTCAGCCAAACTGTCTTacatttttaaacatttttttgtaacataatattatttttaaattgtttatGAATTGAGATTAATTATATTCAAATTTGTTTTTATTGAACTCAAACGCCTTCAGAATGGTTTACCCAACTTCTCAAAGTTTTCATCCCATCGAAAAATATCATGTAATCCTACTATTCGAACCGCGTGGGTATTTTGAGAGTTgctgaattttattttatttttttattagtaaaaACGATGATTATATCGTATTTACGATCCATCCTTAAGTTAAGTCACAGGGTTATCCAAAATGACCTATATACATTATGTTATACTTGACTGTACTTTAGATATGGATAATGTGAAattttggattaacaactactgCATCGTAATTTTTCCCTAAATTCTTATTACTTGTAACTGATAGACTATATTTAATTGAGTGGGCATTCTAGATGCCCTCAATTTCCTTTGCATTGATATATGACAATTGTTTTCGATTTTTATAGCTCAATCTTCTCATCTTATGTTGTGCcctttttgcatatattttccttattttctctaTTGTTTGTGCTAGACGCACAATAAAATCCTTTTCTTTAACCTCATTAAAATGCATTTGCACTTGAATCTTCTTCACCATTTTCCAGGAAGAAATTATAGAAATAAGATATCAAAACTTATGCTGGGTACTGCTCATAGCATTTGGCTCATTTTTCAAATTGTTCCGGTGAATTTGCAGACTAGTAGCACAAAGACACAAATTGATGCTTCTTTAAGCAATGATCTTCTAGGTGAGCCAAGCCATACAGTAGGCAGATTGATGGTGGTACTGATCAAACCATGGAGCGTTCTAAGTGGAAGAAGGTTTGAGCCGGATCATAAATTTACATTTATTGAGATGTTAAAATTCATCTTAAACTACTGATCAACTTATAAATTTGTAAGATGAGATTAGCTAATCGAGTTATATACTTCCTGATTAGATTaggattttgtttagctattttgttataataaaacttagttaaactgtacgatttattatAGGACTCTGATTTGCGACTAGTTACCTTTTGTTGGATTACTTTTGGCACGCgttatattggaggcgggtaccttgacttatctcttttgataatgtcgtgttgatatgcttagtagattatagcctctagtaataattatgttcgtctttgTTTCGGTAAGTCACTATATGATACCCGTTGCATGTTTTCATCTGTTTTgcatttataatttattatagcCCTGATTATCTATGCTCATagtggtagtgacataccatgtcttATGATATACTGGACTaaacatttaccatatctgacacGTGTACCCAGATTTCCTTATTTGATCCATGTATTTTCTttgggtacatattttatggacatAGATATGGGCAGGATCTTCATGCTTAATGTCAtgtaccatcttgcatgattgcatattgagcgattggtagccccattattattgagctcatcgctagttacatggatatgcacacacaaccactcatgagttagtggtatatcaggcagtgtgtgtggcagtttgctttgtcagtgctccgctggtccactcatgggtaacgTGATGCAACGTGGTAGCACGTTAGGGATCCCTCCTTTGGACTgtctcaaggagatgagagcattgcgctcccccacttatgatttggggtaggaggatagatgtactccgacagcatcctgtccactcggtcactcatcaggagcagtgacggcagagtacacaattgtcatagccctacccactcggtctcaccatcgtgtgtgagatggctgattggcgtcaggggtgaccatatcatttgcatcatatgcatgattgcatttattgcttatgtttactgcactttgtttgctgcatatttggtggatgcatatgattgacatacatacaggagacatgatatttccggtctgacgaccttactattctgataggaggccctggtgagtacaattCTATTCAGACTTTTCTATtttgcatttccagcttttgtctaggagactgtactccatgattattactattagttataatttactatgcatgtcaacttggtatccgctgagtgttgcactcaccccgttgatattatcTATTTTAGGTTGAGGTCGtcaggagattccagtcgctagtccccacttcgCATCGCGTCGGTTTTCTACTCTTTAGTCTTTTGGTTCCTTgttacattttatatatatgtgatttgtATGATTTGTACTCGACGAATTTTTATCGAGCTTTGGGTTTACTACTTATTTTTCGCTGCGATGGTTTCTCTATTATGTTTTGCATTTTCCGTTATAGTAGTGGAGTAGGTGGTTTTCAAATAAACTACGTGATTGTGTAGTCAGCCGGAGGCTaatttattattaactgcgtggattgtttagttatgtttattattattgttccggccgtgttggccgagattTGTGTGGCCCAGAGGGTCTTGTAGtaaatttcatattgtcacccatacaggggagatactgccgaaatttcttctgacagagaCTACCTGGGcgtgataatatttttggtatcagaacaaggtatacgatacttgcttttcgttttggatttttttaagttaatctgataccaatatttttggtatcagagcaaagtttacgatacttgctttCCGAGATTTGGATTTTCGAGTTTAGCGAGTTaatttgggtaagttttggagttgtacagatttccgtcgatttttttttcttgtttaggAGTTTCGAGGTCATAAATGGGGACTGCACAGCGACAGAACATCTCCAAACGACAAATAGGTAAAATGTAAACTTTTATAAttttgatacttgtagtaatattcgggtaataatttaacagatatgaggcgaaaTGCACGTGCTCCCGTGCCGAGATGTGGTGCGGGATGGCCACGCAAGAGGACATTGGAATCCCTGGCGACGGAGTCGCTAGAGATGTCTGCTGGGGTCGAGCCTGCCGGTGGACAGACTCCGCATGGTACTGCGGGCGCGTCAGGTTCTCAAACTCCGATggtttcagaggtacctacctcgaccgTACCCGTCGTACCCACTCATACAGTATTTACAGTGCCACTAGCGATGCCACATGCGGCATATCTGACACCTCCTCCAGTCATGCCTATGGCATATCCGACACCTCCTCCAGTCTTGCCTGTGGCATATCCGGCACCTCCTCCAGTAGTGCATGCCGCTGTGTACCCGACACACACACCAGTAGCACCAGTTACACCTATCGTACTTCCAGCCGCACCCACCTATAttgaccctgcagtgccaccagCGGCACCTGCCCCAGCTTATGCAGCAACACCGGGGATACCTCCCCCGACTTATCCagtggtaccacctgtagtaccagctccagtggttccgccagttcctgcagttGTCCCTACTCACTTTACTGATATAGTTGCGACACAAGCTCAAATCCCAactttggcagagtcgatgaaaagTTGATTCACCCTATTCCACGGAGAGaccgatccgagtgtggcccagtcctggatagagactatggagcggaccttcttctacatggcttgctccgagtgggagaaagcagagctggctgcttttcatttatGGGACAAGGCCGATATCTGGTGGGATACTCAGCGTTCCATTATAGGCGAGCCGAATATCACCTGGGcaagattcagagaggcttttgagagccaatACTTTCCACGGtcgtatcagatgacacgccgTCAGGATTTTCTGGGTCTTCGGTAAAACAACCGTACAGTGATAgagtataatgctgaatttaatcggttggccagattttgtccataATTAATTGCTGAGGACAAGtcttgtatgctttagtttgtTCAGGGACTAGATGGgcatctgcaagtaaagcttaTGGGTTTTGAGAATTCGACTTATATAGAAGCACTGGACAGAGcccttatgattgagtcagctcaccagagagtgtatccggacaagaaaaggaagtaGACTGATCGGATATCATGACAGATTCAGCAGTCACAGGCTACCGGACAGCAGCAGAGTGGTCGTAGTTGGCCAGGGTAGGGTACTTCTAGGGCATCTGgtcggcctcagaagtcagggtgaTCTTCATCAGGACATTTCTGGTCTCCTTAGCAGAACCGACAACAGCCTGCCAGCGACATTCACTgcaccagatgtgggtccagagaccacatcacctcAGCCTACGACCTGAgatagtcagtttgctattactgCAAACAGTCCGAGCACCTGAGCCGAGATTGCTCACTAAAGGCTCAGCATATGGCTTCCGGAGTTGTTGTTCATGAGGGATAGCACAGTCAGTCAGGGACTCGGTGAGAAGGGCAGAGAGCCCAATCTTTGCATCATCAGCAAAGGACAGCTCCCCCTACAGTGGTTGCATATGACATGCACGGACAGGAGCACCCCAGTGCCCTTATCGTACCTCAGAGTTCTATCGTGGGACCTCAGTATCAACTGCAGCCTCAGCCACTAGTCCAGTATATGCAGTCTCAGCCACTGGCTCAGTACCAGTCATAGCCTCAACCCTAGTGCAGTATTAGCCGCAGCCTCAGCCACTGGTTTAGTACCAACCGTAGCCCCAACCACCTGTCCAGTATCAGTCACAACCCTCATATCCATCTCTGGTATAGTATCCGACACCGACTCAGTGGCAAGCTCAGACTCAGGCGCAACAGCCTTTGGCAGCATTACCACATCCACCACTGCCAGAGATCGGACGTATTCACgtggttaccagagaggatgcgcagcgggtCGACGGATACATTTTTTGCGGTacgattttactttatgcattatttGCTGACAtgttgatagatactggtagctcacatTCCTTTATTTCCCGTGCTTTCATGAgggacataggtagactacctaccCTTAAaccgcagcgactgaccgtctccctaccgtctgaTGATAtattggacgtcactcaggagatcagaggttgcccgttagattttggcaatatgatactcatggttgatttattaatactagaaatggtcgagttcgacattatccttggcatggattagttgtctgcatatcatgccactgttgattgccaaacgagggtggtcatattccgacctccgaaccaaccctcgtgggatttcactggcatcaaggacaatgacatatcgatcatttctgcGATGCAGGTTCAGAAGCTGttatcacatggctgtcagggatttcttttgtctttgattaatactgacgacagcagtagtACTCAGCTCTTAGACGTTCCAGTGGTCCGAGAATATCCGGAAGTATTTCCAGATGAGTTATCAGGCTTGCCTCCCAGAAggtaagtggagtttgctattgaactGATTCTGAGAACCGcgtcgacatcgaaagctccataCCATAtaacaccgaaagagttggacgagctaaaggtccaactccaagaattattggacaggggatttattcaccctagtatTTCTTCATGGGGTTCTCcgatattatttgtcaagaaaaaggatggtactcttaGGTTGTGCATCAATTACAGACAGTTGAATACAGCCAACATcaggaataagtaccccttaccccagattgaggatttatttgatcaactcaGAGGTACATTAGTATATTCCAAGATTGATCTACGGTCcgggtatcatcagctgagagtcaaagaatttGATATTCAAAAAATAGCATTCAGTACTAGATACAGGCACTAtgaatttttggtaatgccatttgagcTTACAAATGTTTCAGCGGTGTTtgtggatttgatgaaccgcatctttctggagtatctagatcagttcgttatcgttttcatcgacgacattttgaTTTACTCTCGTTCCAAGaaggaacatgcacaacatctttgcatagtcttggagattcttcgacgatattgtctatatgcgaagttcagcaagtatgctttttggctatcctcagttggttttctgggacacgtagtgtctagccgaggtatttcagtagaccctcagaagatcgagactGTCACTAGTTGGGAGCAGTCGAAATTAGTTCAGGAGATCCGGAGTTTCtcgggattggccggatattacatacgtgtcgtcgagggtttctcgcgtatcgcTATGCTGCtgacacgcttgaccaggaaaggcgtgaagttcacgtggtctgaggcttgtgagaccagtttTCAAGAGCTGAAGCGAGATTAGTGTCGACACCagttttgattttaccttctgTAGAGGACGGATTCATACTCTACACGGAcgcttctcttcagggtttgggcgctgtcttgatacagcacgacagggtagtcccctatgcttctcgtcagctgaaggagcataagaagaactacccagtacatgatttggagttagccgctattatatttgctttgaagatttgacgGCATCacctttatgatattatatttgagattctcactgatcataaaagtctcaaatatcttttcactcaaaaggaacttaatctctgacagaggagatggatgaacttcctgaaggattacgattgtactattagctaccacccaaggaaagctaatgtggttgccgatgcgcttaacCGGAAGTCTAGAggaactttagcttgccaccgagttgtggtcacagacttgattcagggtttctccgagttgagccttgaggagtagggacggacagagcagggtattctagttaccatggttgctcagtagtcgatcaggacgaggatccaagAGGCCAAGGCTGATGATCAGCACTTACAGTCCATTGGTAGCCAAATAGCTTCCGGGCAATATATAGAGTTCACCCAAGATGAcgcgggtattatatatttccgagaccgattatgtgtacctccatctcacccgatCAGGGAAGAATTACTTCAGGagactcatcgctctcgatttgctatccacccaggtgggacctgcatgtatcgagacttgaggttcctactggtggaacgacatgaagaaagacattacggaatttgtagctagatgtcttgtctgtaaCAGATGAAGGCTGAGCGCCAGAGACCTATctgattacttcagaggattccgaTTTCAGAGTAGAAATGGGAGCATatcaccatggattttgtggtgggattacctaggacacgacgatgcgatttgggtagtcgttgaccgattaaccaaatctgcacacttcttagcgatctggaagaCCGATTTTCTGGATCAATTGGCAgagctgtattgtcgggagatcatcaaatTACATAGTGTTACATTGAGTATTATATCGAATAGAGACCcatggttcacgtcccgattctgacagagtctgcagcaggccttgggcacacagctccgattcagcacagctttccatccgcagacagatggatagtcagagcggactattcagactctagaggacttgctgaggtcttatgTGTAGGattcaaaagaatttagatatctccacaatagcatgatattgtccactttgggcctaagccctcatggttttgctcttgggctctacccaaaaggcctcatgc from Zingiber officinale cultivar Zhangliang chromosome 4A, Zo_v1.1, whole genome shotgun sequence includes the following:
- the LOC121972509 gene encoding lysine-rich arabinogalactan protein 19-like — encoded protein: MRRNARAPVPRCGAGWPRKRTLESLATESLEMSAGVEPAGGQTPHGTAGASGSQTPMVSEVPTSTVPVVPTHTVFTVPLAMPHAAYLTPPPVMPMAYPTPPPVLPVAYPAPPPVVHAAVYPTHTPVAPVTPIVLPAAPTYIDPAVPPAAPAPAYAATPGIPPPTYPVSR